In a genomic window of Streptomyces koelreuteriae:
- a CDS encoding dihydrofolate reductase family protein — translation MRKLVYYIAVSLDGRIAGPGGEFDFFPQGDERQATAYSTWVNALYPETVPTAFRAAAGVADAPHRRFDTVVMGLGTYRVSLDNGITSPYAHLRQYVVSSTLGPHTDPAVTVVPGDPLALVRDLKGEAGTGLDIWLCGGGRLAGALLPEIDELLIKTYPVVAGAGIPVFDGPFDPTVFDTAERTAFPNGVTLTRLTR, via the coding sequence ATGCGCAAGCTCGTGTATTACATCGCCGTCTCGCTCGACGGCCGTATCGCCGGCCCCGGCGGCGAGTTCGACTTCTTCCCGCAGGGGGACGAGCGGCAGGCAACCGCCTACTCGACCTGGGTCAACGCGCTGTACCCGGAGACCGTCCCGACCGCCTTTCGAGCCGCCGCCGGCGTCGCCGACGCGCCCCACCGGCGTTTCGACACCGTCGTCATGGGCCTCGGCACCTACCGGGTCTCCCTCGACAACGGGATCACCAGCCCGTACGCGCATCTGCGCCAGTACGTGGTGTCCAGCACCCTCGGGCCGCACACCGACCCGGCCGTCACCGTCGTGCCGGGCGACCCACTCGCCCTCGTCCGGGACCTCAAGGGCGAAGCGGGCACCGGACTGGACATCTGGCTCTGCGGGGGCGGCCGGCTCGCGGGCGCCCTGTTGCCCGAGATCGACGAGCTGCTCATCAAGACCTATCCGGTCGTCGCCGGTGCCGGAATCCCGGTGTTCGACGGCCCCTTCGACCCCACCGTCTTCGACACCGCCGAGCGCACCGCCTTCCCGAACGGGGTCACTCTGACCCGCCTCACGCGTTGA